A region of the Montipora foliosa isolate CH-2021 unplaced genomic scaffold, ASM3666993v2 scaffold_437, whole genome shotgun sequence genome:
GAAATGAATAGTTTTTACACCTTGGCAAACTAGCACTTTTTAAAACGTGTTCCTACTCTACTATAGTGTGAATAAGCCCTAAGCGAgcttttaatattattttttttatagtgATACACGCACATAACACCAAGCAATTATCTCCCACTAAAGGGATTAGACAGTAATGAATTTTTGCCAATTATGCATTTTTATTACCAATTGGACATACCTGAATTTTACATAATACTTGAAACTTACAAGGAGAATAGGTTCCAGGATAATTTTCTGGAGGGTTACAAAATCCTTGTCACGGCGGTCAAACCAAGGGGGGTGCCCACCATCTTCAGTCATTTCTCCATGGTCGCATTGTCCTCCTCTCCACTCATGGTCATTACACACATGGTGAAGAAGACCTATCCATTTATTCTGGAGGGATAACAAAATATTGCCAATCATAGCATAAACATTCACATTCACAAATCTTAATGGACAAGCAAGTAATGCTGGTAATTTCCCTGTCCAATAGAAGATACCTTCAAAATGGAAGTAGCATTCACTAGACTGTCACTATTTGATGCAGTTGAACAACAGTACCAAAAGTGGTTGATGATATGGTCTGACCATTTGGCTATCTTCTCATTACCCTTGTTGTTGGCAACCTAGTAAACAAGTACTGATACGAAAAAGTGACCAACTGCTTTTTGCACGTGACTTTTCAATCACAACTCAAAATCCCATTTCTGAGGAcaaataacaataattggcaGTTGATCTCTGTATACAAAGGCAGCTTATGAACCCTGTGGTATAAACATACTGTTATTCTCATTAAACCTTCAGTTTTGCTGGCTACTAGGAACGGTCAAACAAAGTTCCTCAGACAAATTCAATAGTATAGCCATTCAGAACAAATTATTGTCAAAATGTGATGATGCAATAAGTCACATGTATAATCAATAAgagaacagatgaaaaaaaatttctaaATTTGTCTAGTTCAGGAAATACCTTCTGAATGCATTTCCTGATACTTTTTGCCTTGTGCCAGATGTCAAGTGAGTGAAAGATATCTTTAAAGTCTTCAGCTGCAAGTTATAAATGATAAGGACAGCAATAAGAACAAGACTCGTGTGTACAATCACTAGACTGTGTGGAATAAACTGttgttttaatcattttaaCGTAATTCAGAAAATCAAATAACAATATTTATGTCCCATTTGGTTTTTGATAGCATTACCCAAGAGTTTCTTTATTGAGGAGGAGGCATCTGTGCATACTTCCACAACATTTGCCACACCTTTCAGCCTTTccaatgcatttttcaaagcttttgTTTCCATAATGCTTGACTTCATGCCAACATGACGCTTGTCAGGGACTTCCACCTCCAGAATATATTCTGTCACAATCTCCATTAGGTAGTAACAGAGATTTTTTGCTGAGAACCCTGGTGAATCACACTGACCATCTCCACTAACAACCAATTCTTTATTTTGAAATTCCACCAAAAGCTCGCCTCTCATCCATTGCCACCATTCATCAATTGCTGGAATACAGTATAACGTTTGTACTCTAAAGAACGTTGatgaagaaataaatgaaagtccttgaaatttgGCAAACCTTTCTACTTTGGCAAAGTTGTTGCCAGATAGCAAAACTGCTGCAGCAGCTTGAAGGTTGTTTGACAACACATTGTTCACCTCCCCTGATGTGCAAAACCTCCCAATATGACCAGCAGGACACTTCCAGCGGATCATGGCACTGGTGCCACACAAGGTATAGTCAACCACAGTCTCAAAAATACATCCCGTATGCCTACAATTCCCTCCCAGCTGTTGCACTAACAGGTCTAAGGAGCAGAGAACTTTTGTCCCCTTAATGAGTCCAAGTTCCACTTGGTAATGAGCTTCCTCATGTCTCCTGGTAAACTTTTGATGAGGCCCATATGCTGGTACATACTTTGAACAGAAGGTTTAGCTTTTTTAATCTCTTCTGTCTGGGTCATAACAGATCTCTTGGTTTTGTCTGCCTGCACTCTTGCAGGCTGTTTTCCAGGTGATGTCACAGGGTTTTCCTCAGGAGACGTGCTAAGTTGCTGTTCGGGTGATGAGGTTGCAGGCTCTTGTTGAGGTGATGATGGTTCAGGGTGCTGTTCCAGTGATTCATGCAGAATACTAGCAGCCAGCTCATCCAACCCTCTATCTTGTTCAAATGCTTCCTCATGATTCTCTTCCCTGTAGTGATAAAATATTATCCAAGGTTTAAATATTAACAACCTTGTACACAGTGGAGCAATGATGGACAGAGGCAAAATTTCTTATTTGATAAGCAGATAAATGCTCAATTCATGACCATGTCAAACCTCAGTTACAAATGTATCTACTCTTTTTTGTCTGGGTCCAATCTGTTCAGAGATATCAACAATTGAAGATAAAGACTTGGTCAAGGCATTGAATCATTTTTACTGAAAGGAGATTTCAAGCAGAAGCTCACAGTCGTATATTATTATGCCAAGGGAAATTTTAGACAACATAGTCATCAGCATTTGAAACTTGCTAAATTTCATATTTGCGACTGTCAAAACTCTCTATTATGGCGAACTTTTACCCCAAACGCAGGGAGTCTGGAGAATCAAGGTTCCACTGTACTTTGGCAATGAAGTAACCTGTGAAGCAACCTGTTAATCTATTCCTTAAAAATTGTGTACAAAAAGTGCTTTCAATGGATTAAAGAATTGAAATTGGCTGAagcagaaaataccataatactctttgtttgcccacccaaattttgaatcagcattgtttcctgtttcccgtcccaatggaaaaaaaagacaatactTATTCAattttgggtggacaaacaaagagcatGATGGTATTTTATGCTTCGGCAAATTATATGTGAAAATTATACCCACCATAAAGATTGCTCCTCTTTACTGTCAACGTCACTATCATCCAAATCCTTGTTGTAACTGAGGAAAGAAAGAGCTTCACCCAGTGGTTCACTGTATGAAGAGAAGACCACTACAAGTTAATAACCTGAGCAAATGGAAAGGAACTCAATCTATGAAATActgtcaataattatttttcactttttccagGAGCTGacattcaaaattaatgtttatcATGGCCAATGTGCACAACTAAATTTTCTGTCTAATCATTTGATCAGCAAAACCATAAACATTGCTTACATTGGGGTAAATCAATTTCTTTAAAAGAAGTTACTCACTCATTGGCAGTAAATGCCACCTCGTCTTCACTTTCTTCAGTTGATGAGCTTGAAATACTGTCGCTTCTTGATACAACCACAGAACCATCGATTATTTTGAATAAGCTATCTCCAATAAACTTGACATCCTCAGCTTTGCTTAGATCAGTAATGTCAACTTGCATTGACCtgaagtaaaaaaagaaaaactgaaaggTTTGTGCATGAACATGCATTGCATAAGAGGCTTAAAAATAATTCTCAACCTTCGTCAACCACGAAACTAAGTACAAATCCACTAATAAGGCAAAGGTTACATATAGACTAATGTGGTGGTGACATTTATTATTGTATAACCTGAATCCAAGACCATACAGTTCATTTGCATTCCCTCTCTCTCCATGGGAAAGGGAAAAGAGTGTGCCCTCGAGCTGTCTGAGAAGCAGGCTAGTTACAGAATATAAGAATTTAGATGAGGAATTAACCCATTTGATTAATctaagaacaacaacaacatggtcaatccaaaaataataatgattttacCGAGTAGAAGTATTTGACTATTCCCAATGAATTCTGAGTACGAAATACAACTATATCATTGTGTCTCTGCAATGGAATCTCGATTATGAAATGATAGAAAAGCGTGCATGCTAGATCATGTCAAGCGCAGTTGATTTCCCTCTATTTTATTTCGAAAGAACAGAATTAATTCTTGCTTTCACTtgtatgtaaatattttacaaaacttACTCATTAGGTGTTCCAGTGACTCGCAACGGAGATACATTTGCCGGCAGAGGTTTCTTTGATATTAGAGCAGCTTTAGCGGGCGTCGACGTCAGTATGGGTCCTTGTAAAATATGAAAGACGTGATCAATATTTACTAACAGCAAAATTTTAATCGTTCCCTTATTTGTATATTGCGTTTTTCACGAAGATTTTCACCCTATTCATATGCTAATGAGTAAATGTAGAGAAATTTTTCAGCGAACACAAGGAAGAAAACACACCTTCAAGGACATCCTTGTGGTCGACCCTTCATCGCTTTCCAAGAGGAGTATCATCAATGTCCGTGCGTGGTCCCGCTTTAGCgaagaatttaaaattattttccctAGAATAAAAGGATATTAAAACaatcattaaaaaaatacttATATTTGCATACAATACCATACCAATTCCAACTCAGGCTTACCTTCGTCTTTGTTCCAGAGAGAGTAGATGGCTTGCAAACTTTGAATCCGCATTGAAACCACATTTTAATTTCGCCGAGACCCAGGAGAAATAAATAATAGCATCGAGCCAAATCCTTTTATGTCCTCGATCCCAAACTTTCCTTTTTGCCGCGCTGCTGTCGTATATCCTCTTTCGTCCGCTACCAGCCCGATGACCGCCAGCACTTGACATTATAAATGACGAAAATAGTGATCCAGGAGCCAAAACGAATAAAAATATCGAAACAGAAAGCTTATTTAATTACAAGAGATTGATCCTTGAATGTAAATGTCGCTTCTCGGCTAGAGATGGACGTGATAGAAAGCGATTGAAACAGGCTGACTGAGTCTTCGACGGAATTTGAAAAAGTTGGCCCGACTTTTTCAAAGCGCCTTTTATTGCTACACACATGCGCCTGAGATGACATAGTCCCTTTAATGTTTTTGCAAGACATATGTAAGGAGGAAAAGACCCTTGTGAAAGAAGAGATGCTTCGATTTTTCACATTTCTTTCTGCGCAAATAAATGCCATTACGTCTTACATAGATAAGGAAAAAGTGAATAGGGGGTTGATGTCACTCCTTCAACAGAAAGTTGATGTGTACAAAAAGAATCTGCAGTTATTGACATCTATGTGTAAAGATTTAGTTACATTTCCTAATTTTGAAGAGCCTGGGGAAACCTATCTACTGTTTAGTGAAGTTGAAGTAGAAACACCAACTGATCTTTATGACTTTAGTCTCTTTGAAGACCTAGAATGTCATAGTAGACATTTTAGAGGGTGGAATGATAATGATTTCGACCAATAAGTAACGCTAATGTTGACAGTTTTCAAGTACAGCATTTTTTTCTGAGTCTATATGGCATGATTGTTTCAGTTACTGTTCGCTGAACAGCAAGCTTGTGTTATTTCAATTGGATGATGGAGTCAACAGTTATAAACCCAGCTTTGGAATGCTGAAGTTTTACAGCATTCCAGAAAAGCAGTTTACATCAGCAGTGTTTATACCTGTATAAActgaagtgaagctatgatcctcgcagttaggaACGACGTTATAaaaattgcgtagagaagcctgaaaaattcatgacttCAACAGTGCTTCAACCTATGCCTTCGCGATGctggtgcgacactctaaccaactgagctatgaagccactgatgttgcgAGCTggtcatatatgattcatttcatacatcatttcgtgACTTGTATGATTTTTGTGTCCATCCGTGCCTTTGTGGCCATTGCTAGTTTATAAGTTCGCAGTCCAACCAAATTACTAGCTGGAAGGACAGTAAAGAGGTAATTCTAAACATCAGATTATCTACCTGGACTCCACTGAATCGAACCTTCTATGGTGAGAAGCCTATATTAACCATGCCTAGGTAAGATAAATTGAATCGGTTTTCTAAAATAACTCAATAAACGTAAGTTCAACCAGTTAACTTGCTTGTCTGTGTCAGTTGCTTCACCGTAAGTTTGGTCACGCCAGTATATTCAGTCATCAAAGTCAGCTCAGTCATTCAAATCAGTAGTTTCATAATCTGAGTTGGCTAAGTCACCCACATCAATTACACAATCTGAGTCAGCTCGGTCGTCCAGATCAATTACACAATCTGAGTCTACCAGGTCATCCGAATCAATTACACAATCTGAGTCTGCTCCGTCATCCAGATCAATTGCATAATCTGAGTCTGCCAGGTCCTCCAAATCAAGTACTTAATCTGAGTCTAACAGGTCATCCAAATCAAGTGCGTAATCAGAGTCTACTAGGTCATACAAATCCATTGCAGAACCTTTTTTAGCTCAGAAATCCATATTAATTGCATAATCTGAGTCTGCCAGGTCACCCAGGTTAATTGCATAGGCTGAGACAGATCGGAAATCCAGATCAGTCGCATAATCTGAGTCTGCCAGGTCAGCAAAATCAATTACATAATCTGAGTCAGCTCGACCATCCAGATTAATTGCATAGTCTGAGACAGATTGGAAATCAAGATCAGTTGCATAAGCTGAGGCTGCCAGGTCGACAAAATCAATTACTTAATCTGAGTCAGCTCGGTCATCCAAATCAATTGCACAATCTGCGTCTGCCAGGTCATCCAAATCAATTACGTAAACTGAGTCAGCTCGGTCATCCAGATCAATTGCTCAATCTGAGTCTCCCAAGTCATCCAATTCAATCGCATAAGCTGAGTCAGCTAAGAAATGCAGATCAATTGAATAATCTAAGTTAGCCTGGACCATCCAAATCAATTGCGTAATCTGAGTCAGCTCAGAAATCCAGATCAATTGCATAATCTGAGTCATCCAGGTCATCCAAGTCAGCTGATACAATTGCAAGTCAGTGGGTCACTTCCGTCAATTGTCATTTAATATTTAGGTCATGTAAGTCAGAGCGCGTTTCCTCAGGCAGATGAGGTAACCATCCTCTCCCTATAATCTCTCATTTTAGTTATACCCTGTCTGTCAGATAAGGTGACTCTGTTGGCCATGTAAACGTCTCAAGGCGAGGTAACCCATGATGCGTGAATTCGGAGTTTATAGCTTATCACTGCAAACTACCCAAATCGACCCCTTTTTTGTCGTTAATTTCTAAATATCGGAAAATCGGGGTCATTATTTGATGTGTTAGTATGGGGTGTATAGCTTATCACGGCAAACTACTGAAATTGACCCCTTATTTTGTCCTTAATTTCTAAATATCAGAAAATCGGTGTCATTATTCGATGTGTTAGTATGGGGTGTATAGCTTATCACTGCAAACTACCGAAATTGACCCTTTTTTTGCCGTTATTTTCTAAATATCGTAAAATCGGGTGATTATTCGATGTGCTAGTGTATAGTGTACAGTTTATCAGGGCAAAGTGCTGAAATTGACCCCTTTTTTGTCGATAATTTCTAAATATCGGAAAATCGGGGTCATTATTCAATGTGTTAGTATGGGGTGAATAGCTTATCATGGCAAACTACCGAAATTGACCCtttttttgtcgttattttttaaatatcgGAAATCAGGGTGATTTTTCGATGTGTTGTATGTAGTGTAAGCGTATCACGGCAAACTACCGAAATTGCCCCCTTTTTTTGTCCTTAATTTCTAAATATCGGAAAATCGGGGTCATTATTCGATGTGTTAGTATGGGGTCTATAGCTTATCACGGCAAACTACCGAAATTGACCCtttttttgtcgttattttttaaatatcgGAAAATCGGGTGATTATTCGATGTGTTAGTGTATagtgtatacaaaaatttggttttatcaacggagttgataatgtaaattggccaccgtacagattTTACGCCGTTTGGTCATGCTTATCAGGGCAAAGTGCTAAAATTTCCCTCCTTTTTTGTTGTTAATATCTAAATATCGGAAAATCGGGGTCATTATTCGATGTGTCAGTATGGGGTGTATAGGTTATCACAGCAAACTACTGAAATCCCTTTTTTTGTCGTTAATTTCTAAAAATCGGAAAATTGGGGTCATTAATCGATGTGTTAGTGTGGGGGTGTATAGCTTATCACGGCAAACTACCCAAATCGACCCCTTTTTTGTCGTTAATTTCTAAATATCGGAAAATCGGGGTCATTATTCGCTCTGTTAGTATGGGGTGTATAGCTTATCACGGCAAACTACCGAAATTGACCCTTTTTTCGTTGTCGTTATTTGATAAATGTTGGAAAATCGGGATCATTATTCGATGTGTTATTGTGAAGTGTATAGCTTATCACGGCAAACTGCCAAAATCGACCCCTTTCTTTTCGTTATTTTTACATTTCCAAAAATAGGGTCATTGTGCGCGATGTGTTAGTGTGGAGAGTACAGCTTATCACTGAGAACTTCCAAAATCAACCCCGCGGGGTATATTAAATAATGGAGAGCTTTAGcaaagtcacaaatttgcatatttagtgggcaaaaacaatggctttgcacgcCGTTCACGTGCGTTTTTaacttttgttcatttctttgctgtcgtcagcaaaacaacaacgtgaaatagctcAATTTAAGGTTTTATGAAAACAttagcacttgaagataaattttaaatttctctcctaaattaagccacacctttgtcatattaaaaaacttggaataggcgtgaagtgattacaacaatgagaatttatgttttgagatgacgttcttgttgctgTTCCCGACGTCGTTGCCAAAGCTCCCtagagggcgcgctggatatgtagtgatagataaccaatgAGGCGAGTAGCTCCGAGTccattataataattttatatccagcaatacCGAGTAGAATGattcttttattaaaaactcttTCTTtcattgtcgactaaagcatcgatttttGCCTCCGTCAATTCTGATCCAAAACGgtttttgtccgccatttttttctcagggtgcaaaaatgttttcagctcgctttattgctgacgcttTCCTTGACCGTGATGGCCCGTGTCCGGAGAGCCAGTGAAAATCTTTGATATCTGAGGTTTTAAGAAAGGTAAATATGGGAAACTCGAGAAGCCAAACTTTTCTGCCATGCAACCACGCCGCTGATCGAAAAGCCTTGAATTTTGGCGCGAAACACTGCGAGAAACATATATTGTTTGCATTGATTATTTTCGTCCTTTGTCAAAGAGGTATGTTATTTTTTCATGTTCGTTAGTTAACTAGTGAAGATCTCCAAAttgatttctgttgttaagtgaCTCAATCTCAGAACAAGTCATGAACATagttatataaataataaaatgtGTTGTTGCGTTGGAATGACCTTAGCCCCCGGAATTCATAATCTCATGCATGCAATAATATTGAAGTAATGTGCCTCTCATTCCAACCTTTCGAGCGAGTTCAGTCTTTGTTCCAAAGTGTGAAGGAATGGAAAGTTCGAAATAGACGCAAGGAACTTCCATTTAAAAGGAAACTGACATGACCTTCATGTCTTTCATCATGGCTAACCAAATGTAACACAACCACATTGACCGTTGTCACGGAGTGCAGACCTATAtatccggaaaaaaaaaaaacaacaggcATGGCTCTGACTCAAGTCCACTCAAACATATGGGCAAAACTGTCTGTGTCAGGTAGTGATTTCCCTTTGTCCTGCGAATGCACAATTGCTTTCAATTTGAATATACTCCAATTCAATTCAGTTCAACGTTTTTTTGATACACCAGATCCTTAACAACGGAAAAGAGACGATGAGAAGAAACTGAAGAAATTTTCCCTCAAAGGTGAGTTGTTTAATTTGGAACGAATCGctttaaaataatgaaaatcgGTCTTGTTTCGGGTAcgcttctgaaaaaaaaaggaaacgaaaaaataaaaaaaaaccatcgAAGCTGGGTCATGCTGAGCCAAGCCTAATACACTGTAATGAAATTGGTCGATGGGAAAGCAATAAAGATAAATATTAAGGTGGCTCGATAGTTGAACTGCTATACGTGTTTGCGGTAGCCattcctaaaaaataaattaccatACAAACGACAGAGATTCCAACTGTCTTGGCTGGAAATCTCCCCTTTTTGGTCATAATTTCCGGCCTCCCGTTTCCCTTAATATTCTGTCGGTTTTAGAAGCTCTTCCTAGCCAAAGAAAGATAATGTTTCCTTTGTGTAACTGGTCTCTTTAGCATGATTCTTTGCCGTTTTTCTGTGGTTCTTCGGCCACTTTTCCCTGAGCCTACGGTAATTTTGGATGAGCTTATCTTACGTTCGTGCAAAGTTTGcgtttttaaaacaattttataaatggcgaccacttttacattcttttgtctttacgTTAATTAGACCAACTgcctttattttgaaacaaacaatctTCAGATATTTGTtggtcgtagcgaggctagaaaggcttattagcattaaaacaagaGAATGTATTATTTGGTCGCTACTATGAAAGAGGTGTGTCCGTGGGATCAATAGGCTTTAGCTTTCACTGCCTGTTTAAAACTCCACTATTTTCCAGTGACtgcattaaaatttttcctGGGGGAGCATGCCGACGGATCCCCCTTGAGGCTCGCTGCGCCTGCGGCGCTCTTGGGCGCGGCTATGCCACTTCTAAATCCTCCCCTTATTTATCTGACAGGGTTGGAATCTCTATGGAAAGGACAATAAAAATTATGCAAAGATGCGTTTTCTCAACAAAAATTACCGTTGGTTGTGAATTGACTGATTGGTTGTCATTTGAACTAACCAGCTCTGATTAGTTTGAACCTTGAAAACATTTTAGCGCATATTTTGTCATTGTGTGTACGTCGGGCTAATGTCAGCGTTGTTCATTTCAGGGAAAGAGCGGCATGTGCCGCATTCGTGGATGTCCACAGATAGGGAAAAGTCTAAAACGACTAGATAACCACCTGTCCAGATACCATAAAGGGATTGCAAGGGCAATGAATGATCGCTTGTCCTTTAATCTATCTCATTCAAACAAATCGTACGTGACTTGTCTGTTACCCCATTGTGGCAAAGATGTATTGCACCTGTCCCACCATTTGAGAAACAAGCACTCAAATATGAAGGTTAAGGAGTACCACTCAACGGTACGAAAAGCATATCAAAGTGAAAGAACCGAGCGTCTGGAGGATGAAGGTAATAAAAAACGAACCCataaaaaacaaagtaaaatgtGACTATGAAGGAGGAGAAACGGAAGGAAGCTGAGAAAGAAAGACAA
Encoded here:
- the LOC137989026 gene encoding uncharacterized protein, with product MEIVTEYILEVEVPDKRHVGMKSSIMETKALKNALERLKGVANVVEVCTDASSSIKKLLAEDFKDIFHSLDIWHKAKSIRKCIQKVANNKGNEKIAKWSDHIINHFWYCCSTASNSDSLVNATSILKNKWIGLLHHVCNDHEWRGGQCDHGEMTEDGGHPPWFDRRDKDFVTLQKIILEPILLVSFKYYVKFRHTGSLECANSMSLGYTLKRCSYNYQVYKGRRQLAAVDWNYHINRPISLKDSGEAQHTRKYNQRTKEWNTRVVKVSKDFAYIPILMAKIFKQRIDDRNPVDRHVSLSEDDPARIAPTIAQVPPVSSKELFIKHKSRFTK